The Thermosynechococcus sp. HN-54 DNA segment AAAGACACAGGCACCGGGCCAACCGTCTAAGCAGGGGTGTCGCCACGGAATCGCTGCCAAGAGAGCCGCATCCTCTGACCAATCGTGACGCAGCAAGGGTGGCTTGGCCAAGAAGAACTCAAAGTGGGTCATCGCCTCAGGGTCGAGGCATTCAATGAGTTGATATTGCTGGATGGGATCTAATTGCTGTGCCCGCTGCAAAAGTGCTGGCTGGGTGCCCAATAGCCGCTCCAACTGCCAAACTTGGGGATTGGAAAAGCCAACGAATTCTAGACCAGAGGCAGCAATGAGGTCAAAGAGGCTGGCGATTGTGTAGTCAATTTCTTGGGGATGCACATACATATCGGCAAAGCATTCATCCCGCTGATTTTCAAGGCTCCAGCGTTCTTGCTCCCGCTTTTTCAGACGATTATTCGCCGGTAATGCGGCAAAGAGTTCCCGGCCAATAGCCACCCCTTCCCGATAATTGTGGCGATCGCTCCCTAGAAGGAGGGCAATGGCCTGCTGCATCAGCTTAATTTCCCAGCGACCGCGTTCGCCATAGACGAAAATGTGAAAAATGCCGCCGGGGGCAAGAACATTGGCAAGGGCTTGGATCCCCCGCTGCGGATCCGGCAGATGGTGCAGCACGCCGACACAATTAATCATCTGGAACGTTTGCCCTAGTTGAGCCACGTCCTCCAGACTCAGGTGGTGAAATTGCACATTAGTAGCGCCCGATCGGCGGCAACGTTCCCGCGCAATCTCTAAAGCTCCCTCACTGAGATCCAAAGCTGTAATCTGCGCCTGCGGATTTAAATGGGCTAAGTATTCGGTACCCACACCCGTACCACAGCCCGCATCGAGAATGGCAATGTCCAGTTGCGAGGGATAACGCCCTGTGCAAAAGCTATAGGCCGCCGGCCACGACCAGCGCCAGTTGTAGCCCGGTGGGGGTTCATCAAGGAGCGGTTCCGGGGGAAAAGGGTAGGTGTTGTACAGTTGCCGCACAGCAGCGGTAATCTCAGCCGCCGAGGTCATGGTGACTCCCTTGAGATAAGCGCCGTAATAATTCTCGGGTGGTTGCCTCTGGGTCAGCTGCCTCCATAATGGCGCGAACAACGGCCACTTGGGTTGCCCCTGCCTGAACCACTGCATCAATGTTGGTCAGATCAATCCCACCAATGGCAAACTGTGGCATGGGAGCGTGCTTGCGCGCGTACTGGAGATAGTCAAAACCCACCGCCGCCTTACCGGGTTTGGTCGGGGTGGCAAAAATCGGCCCCACACCCACGTAATCAGCACCTTCAGCAATGGCGCGCTCCAGTTCTTGGGGATTGGTGGTCGAGCGTCCCACCAGGCGATCGCGCCCTAAAATTTGCCGAGCCAGTTCCATGGGAATATCCGTCTGCCCAAGGTGCACCCCATCGGCATTGGCACCCACAGCAATATCCACGCGATCGTTGACCAAAAATAGAGCACCGTAGCGGTGGCAAAGCGCTTGCAACTGGCGAGCCGTCGTCAGGCGGGTGTGATCATCGCTGGTTTTATCGCGATATTGGACAAGGGGCAGTCCCCCCTTAAGTGCTGCTTCGACAATGTCTAGCAGGCGATCGCTAGGGGAAGTAACGAGATAGAGCTTAGCCGCTTGCAGGCGTCGCAGTCGAGGGTGGCGCGGGTTGAGGATCAGGACTTGCTCCAGAATATACACACGGTAGCGCAGGCTTTTGGCAGTGTCACTCAGCTCAGCATCCGTCAATTTCGCATACTCTTCAATCACCCGTAGCGCTTCTTGGACACGGGCAAAGTTGGCAGTGAGCACCTCACTGAGGGTCTGGCGATCGCGTTCCTGCGGATGACTCAAGCCCGTCCCCGGATCCTGATCTGTCTGCCGTGCCGCCCGCAACTCCGCTGTGTGGTAGCGACCCAAGGTTTGGCGCAAATCTTTACATTCTGCACTGAGGGCAGCATCTTCACAGCCAAAGCGGCACCATTCCTCAATCACCCGCAGGCCTTCACGGGCACGATCAAGGTTGGCATCGAGAATCCGCCGGATGCGTTGCCCCTCCGATCCGGGAGCTAAATTCTGCATAGCGCGTCCGCTCCCCACAGAAAAGAATCAACACAGTTCTGATCGCTGTTCATCGGTATTGTGGGCAGAGCCATGAAGTCGTTGATAAAACGTTTGAGCATTCACTCCCAGCCGTGCTTGAGTCACTTATTTCTGATCCTAATGGGTTGGGGGACTCCTGTATGGGCCGCAGAACCAATTCCCATCCCCGTGCCTCCGCCAGAAGTCAATACGGTCATCCCGATTCCCGTGCCTGCCCCGGAGGTGAGTACCGCGCCAATTCCCCAACGGCTGGACAATACCCTAGAGCGACTGCCAGTGCCCAGTGCCCCCATTCCCATGGGCTTTGTTGGCAGTGATCGAGCCATGAACCAACTACCACCGCCCCCCGATGTCTCTGATACAGAGCTGGCAACACTGGCTCCCTTGGCCCCAAGAACGCGGTTTCGGGTGATTGTTTTAGACTTGCGGGAGGATGATCTGGCCGACCAAGAGCGCCTGCGATCGCTCGTCCCTGAAGTCCTACCCATTACCTTGGGTCAGCGCCGTGCCCTCCAAGTGGGCAGTTTCCAGAACGAGGCCAATGCTATCGAAATGCGTACCTTTATGGAGGTCAATGGCTTCCGTGCTGAAATTCAACGCCTCCCGTAAACTTCCCTACCCACAAGGAGATGCGATTTCCTCAAGTATTTTATAAACAATGTCACCGCTTAGGCGGATAAGGGATTCTCCGAAAACATTTAAAGACTCTAATTTTTCTGGGGGTCTGCTCGTCAACCCTCTCAAAGAGCTAGATTTTCTATAGACTTGAGGATTTAGGGCAGCAGAGTCGCAGGAGCTGGGTTGCTGAAAAACGGCAAGGATAAAAAAGAACCTAGAGAGAATGGCAATGTCAACAAGATCGACCTACGAGATCGTGCCTTTCATGACTGGTATCGGTTTGTGCTGTCTTATCCGCCGCACCTCGTGAGGCACTACATAGAGGACTTTAGCCTTAATGAACAAGCTGTCCTCCTCGACCCCTTTTGTGGTACAGGCACAACGCTCGTTGAGTCGAAGCTCCAAGGAATCCGCTCATTGGGTACCGAAGCCAATCCATTCGCCCATTTTGCAACATCAGTCAAGACGGATTGGAATGTTGATCCGGATTTGCTCTACCGTCACTCCTGTGACATAGCAGAACTTGCTCTCGGTATTCTGCGGCAGCAAGGAATAGAGGACTCCGCTCCTTTTGAGGGGGAGATTGCTGACCTACCGTTACGCCAACTCTCTTTAGAGCAACATCAACTCATTCTGTCGGGGTCTATTAGTCCGATTCCCTTACACAAGGTATTGGTGCTGCTTGAGTGCTTAGAGAAATACAAAATAGAACAGGTCTATCGGCATCAATTACTAGCGATCGCCCACATTCTTGTTTTTGCCGTGAGTAATTTGCGCTTTGGTCCCGAAGTGGGTGTCGGTAAACCCAAAGTTGATACACCAGTGATTAGTGCTTGGCTCGCCAAGATGGGTGAAATGGTGGCGGATTTGCAGCAGGTAAGAAATCAAGATGATGCCCCTGCCCACGTCCATCTGGCAGATGCAAGATGCCTTGACACAATATTACCCCCACAGTCTGTGGATGCGGTGATCACGTCACCCCCCTATCCCAATGAAAAGGACTACACCAGAACGACCCGCCTCGAATCCGTGGTACTAGGCTTCATCAAAACCAAGGCGGATTTACAAGCCCTCAAGAGGGGACTGATACGGTCTAATAGCCGCAATGTGTATAAGGCAGATAATGATGACCAGTGGATTCAAGATTACCCAGCAATTCAAAGCATCGCTGATGAAATTGAGCGACGCAGAATTGAACTCGGCAAGACCTCTGGATTTGAGAAGCTCTATGGCAGAGTCACCAAGCTCTATTTTGGCGGCATGGCACGTCACTTGGCTGCCCTGCGCTCTGTCTTGCGTCCTAATGCCCAACTGGCTTATGTGGTCGGTGACCAGGCGTCCTATCTGCGAGTGATGATTCGCACGGGGCAGTTATTGGTTGACATTGCCGAAGCCCTTGGCTATGAGTTTGTACGCACCGATCTCTTCCGAACACGCTTTGCCAGTGCTACCAAAGAACAACTGCGAGAAGAGGTGATTATTTTGCGATGGAAAGGATAATGGAGCAGCTCAAAGGCTGTACCGTAGAATTACTGTAGAATAAAGCATCAATTGGCAGTACGCACCCCACCTATGGTTAGCTCTTGGGCGAAATGGTCATTGCCGCGACCTCAACGGCGCTCAGCTTCGTTGCACCAAAGGCGATTGCCCAAAGGGCAGGCTACGCGATCGCAACGGTTGCACTGGAAATCTTTTGTTTTTAATTTGCTGTCTGAGCGTCTCTTGCTAGTTATCAGCGGACTGGGGGCAGGCCTTCTGCTGTGGCAAACCGATGGCCCCTTGATGGTAGCAACCTTGAGTGGTGTGGGTACGATTTTTCTCCTCAGTCGCTGGCAACGCCGACTTTTGACGCTATGGCAAGACCTTCGCCAACAAGTTCATCAGTGGCTCCACCATCCCTTTGCTTTTACAGTGGTGGGCGGTGTCATTGCCTGTTTGGGTACCTACACCCTTCTGCATATCGGTCAACACACAACGGATCCGTGGTTGGTGGTGGCTCTTGTCATCCTTGGCATTCTGTTAGTGGGCATCATTGCTCTCCTTGCCACAATCATTGGCCAACTGCAACAGCAGCAACACATCCAACAGGTGTCCCAGTGGTTTGCTGACCTCACCCATCCTCAACCCCTGCATCGGTTAGTGGCCATTCGCCAATTAGCTCGCGTCCCTAAGGGTGCCGATCGCCGCCAAGTGCAGGAGGCTCTGTATCTGCTACTGGGACAGGAAACGGATGCAATTGTTCGCCGTGCTGCCCTTGAGGTGCTCGATCACCTTGACGATGCCGCCTGAGTCCCTCAACTGGCTGGAGCGATGGTGCTTGGCTCGGCTGATTCGAGCGATCGCCAATGTCATTGGGGTTGAGCCACAGCGGTTGGACTATGGTGGCTTTATTGAAATCACACGGCAAGTAAAGCAGGGGCGATCGCCCGCGCAGCAGCAGGCCATTGTGGCCACCGTCTTTGATCGGTTAGTCCCCCCAGTCATCAGCACCTTGGTACGTACACTCTTTCGCCCGACCCGTTGGGTCTGTGAGTGGAATGCGTGGTTTGCCACCCGCCTCACGGGTTGGTTAGTGGGGGCGAGCGATCGCTACTGGGTTGAGGTCACTCCTCCCGGTCAGCCCCGCCAATGGCAACAGAGTGGCGTGCACATCCAAGAATGCCGCTACCTAGCTGAATCTCAATGCGTTGCCCTGTGCATGAACCTGTGCAAAAAGCCCACAGAACAATTCTTTCGGCAGCGATTGGGCATTCCTCTGACAATGACCCCCAACTTTAATGACTACAGTTGCGAAATGATCTTTGGTACCCCCGCCCAGCCCATTCCCGAGCCAACTATTCCCCAGTGTTGGGACGATCCGAGTCAGACCCCCTGCCCCTACGTTTAGCAGTACTCCCTGAGAAGGCTCTTTTGCTGATTGACAATTCAAGATTATTTGAAATAACGTAGGGATGTCCCGCTGGAGCAGCAACGATGGGCGTTGGTATCGGCATCAATGGCTTTGGCCGCATTGGTCGCTTGGTTTTGCGTGCTGCTTGGAGTTGGCCCGAACTGGATTTTCGCCACATTAACGAGATTAAGGGAGGCACGACCGCTGCCGCCCATTTGCTAGAGTTTGACTCGGTTCATGGTCGTTGGCCCCAAGCCATCCAAGCCAAGGAGGGGGCGATCGCCATCAACGATCGGATGGTCACTTTTTCGGAAGCAAAAACCCCGGCAGAGGTGCCTTGGCAAGAGCGCGGCGTCGAGATTGTTCTGGAATGCTCCGGTAAATTCCGTACCGCTGAGCAACTGGCGGCCTACTTTGAAGCTGGGGTAAAAAAAGTGATTGTTGCTGCCCCCGTCAAAGAACAAGCCTTGAACATTGTTATGGGGGTGAATGATCACCTCTACAACCCCCAAGAACACCACCTGCTCACAGCTGCCTCCTGTACCACAAACTGCCTTGCCCCAGTGGTCAAAGTGATTCACGAAACCCTAGGGATTCGCCACGGCTTGATCACCACGATCCACGATGTCACGAATACGCAAACAGTGGTGGATGCCCCCCACAAGGACTTGCGCCGTGCCCGCTCTAGTCTCATGTCTCTCGTGCCGACAACCACCGGTTCAGCCACTGCTATTGGGCTGATTTATCCCGAACTCCAAGGCAAACTCAATGGCTTGGCGGTACGGGTGCCCCTGTTGAATGCGTCGCTCACCGACTGCGTTTTTGAAGTTAGCCGCCCCACCAGTGTGGCTGAAGTGAATGTAGCTCTTAAAGCGGCCGCAGCCGCGGAACTTAAGGGAATTCTCGGTTATGAGGAGCGTCCTCTTGTTTCCATTGACTATTGCAACGACCCCCGTTCAAGTATTGTCGATGCCCTCTCCACAATGGTCGTGGATGAAACGCAGGTGAAAATTCTCGCCTGGTACGACAACGAATGGGGCTACAGCAATCGCATGGCCGAATTAGCTCGCCGCGTCGCCACTACTTTGCCCTAGGGAGTCTGTTATGGCTGTGTCCACCAGTGTCCGCAACTATATGATTGTTACCCTCGCCTACTGGGGGTTCACAATAACCGATGGCGCACTGCGGATGTTAGTGCTGCTCTACTTTGACCAGATTGGCTACACACCGCTGCAAATTGCTTTCCTCTTTCTCTTCTATGAAATTTTTGGCATTGTCACCAACTTTCTCGGTGGCTGGATTGGTTCCCGTTTAGGGCTGAATGTCACCCTCTACGCGGGCATTGGTTTACAGGTGATCTCGCTCCTCATGCTCACGCCCTTAACGCAGGACTGGCCGCTGTGGTTTGCGGTGCCCTATGTGATGGCGGCACAAGCAATGTCGGGGGTGGCCAAGGATCTCACCAAAATGAGTTCCAAGAGTGCCATTCGCCTAGTGGTGCCCCAAGAAGCAGAGTCACGGCTCTTTAAGTGGGTGGCGATTCTCACAGGTTCTAAAAATGCCCTCAAGGGGGTGGGGTTCTTTGTTGGTAGTGTGCTGCTGACGTTGGCAGGCTTTAGGGCGTCCCTGTGGATCATGGCGATCGCCCTCATCTTGATCCTATTCACCGGTTTACTATTGCCACGGGGCATGGGGCAGATCAAGAAGAAAATCCAGTTCCGTCAATTGTTTTCCAAGAGCAAGGAGATCAATATCCTCTCAGCCGCCCGCTTTTTCCTCTTTGGGGCCCGGGATGTCTGGTTTGTGGTGGGGTTGCCTGTCTATTTGCAAAGTGTCCTCAACTGGTCATTTTATGAAGTGGGGGGCTTTCTCGCCCTGTGGGTGATTGGCTATGGCGGTGTCCAGTCCTCAGCGCCCTTTCTGCTGAAATACCTCAATCGCGGTCGGCCTCCCCAAGCAGCCACTATTCAGTTTTGGACGTTTACGCTGACGATTGTGCCGGCCGTCATTGCCTTGGGCTTGATGAGCCACTGGAATCCCAATGCCGTGATTATCGGCGGTTTGCTCCTCTTTGGCTTGATTTTTGCCATGAACTCGGCAGTGCACTCTTACCTTGTGCTGGCCTACACCGATGATGAAAAAGTGGCCTTGAATGTGGGCTTCTACTACATGGCCAATTCCGGCGGGCGTCTAGCGGGAACCGTGCTATCGGGTCTGATCTATCAAATTTGGGGGATTGTCGGCTGTCTGTGGGTCTCGATGGTGTTTGTCCTCTGTGCGGGCCTCATTTCCCTAAAGCTAGAGGATCCCAAGCGATCGCACCCCTACC contains these protein-coding regions:
- a CDS encoding bifunctional 2-polyprenyl-6-hydroxyphenol methylase/3-demethylubiquinol 3-O-methyltransferase UbiG, which codes for MTSAAEITAAVRQLYNTYPFPPEPLLDEPPPGYNWRWSWPAAYSFCTGRYPSQLDIAILDAGCGTGVGTEYLAHLNPQAQITALDLSEGALEIARERCRRSGATNVQFHHLSLEDVAQLGQTFQMINCVGVLHHLPDPQRGIQALANVLAPGGIFHIFVYGERGRWEIKLMQQAIALLLGSDRHNYREGVAIGRELFAALPANNRLKKREQERWSLENQRDECFADMYVHPQEIDYTIASLFDLIAASGLEFVGFSNPQVWQLERLLGTQPALLQRAQQLDPIQQYQLIECLDPEAMTHFEFFLAKPPLLRHDWSEDAALLAAIPWRHPCLDGWPGACVFNCHYDVIQLNQAEQQFLTAATGQKTVAELLAEQPDFNLVGVRSLLERDLLLLGVKE
- a CDS encoding thiamine phosphate synthase — its product is MQNLAPGSEGQRIRRILDANLDRAREGLRVIEEWCRFGCEDAALSAECKDLRQTLGRYHTAELRAARQTDQDPGTGLSHPQERDRQTLSEVLTANFARVQEALRVIEEYAKLTDAELSDTAKSLRYRVYILEQVLILNPRHPRLRRLQAAKLYLVTSPSDRLLDIVEAALKGGLPLVQYRDKTSDDHTRLTTARQLQALCHRYGALFLVNDRVDIAVGANADGVHLGQTDIPMELARQILGRDRLVGRSTTNPQELERAIAEGADYVGVGPIFATPTKPGKAAVGFDYLQYARKHAPMPQFAIGGIDLTNIDAVVQAGATQVAVVRAIMEAADPEATTRELLRRLSQGSHHDLGG
- a CDS encoding DNA methyltransferase; protein product: MLSYPPHLVRHYIEDFSLNEQAVLLDPFCGTGTTLVESKLQGIRSLGTEANPFAHFATSVKTDWNVDPDLLYRHSCDIAELALGILRQQGIEDSAPFEGEIADLPLRQLSLEQHQLILSGSISPIPLHKVLVLLECLEKYKIEQVYRHQLLAIAHILVFAVSNLRFGPEVGVGKPKVDTPVISAWLAKMGEMVADLQQVRNQDDAPAHVHLADARCLDTILPPQSVDAVITSPPYPNEKDYTRTTRLESVVLGFIKTKADLQALKRGLIRSNSRNVYKADNDDQWIQDYPAIQSIADEIERRRIELGKTSGFEKLYGRVTKLYFGGMARHLAALRSVLRPNAQLAYVVGDQASYLRVMIRTGQLLVDIAEALGYEFVRTDLFRTRFASATKEQLREEVIILRWKG
- a CDS encoding DUF4033 domain-containing protein, whose product is MARLIRAIANVIGVEPQRLDYGGFIEITRQVKQGRSPAQQQAIVATVFDRLVPPVISTLVRTLFRPTRWVCEWNAWFATRLTGWLVGASDRYWVEVTPPGQPRQWQQSGVHIQECRYLAESQCVALCMNLCKKPTEQFFRQRLGIPLTMTPNFNDYSCEMIFGTPAQPIPEPTIPQCWDDPSQTPCPYV
- a CDS encoding ArsJ-associated glyceraldehyde-3-phosphate dehydrogenase, coding for MGVGIGINGFGRIGRLVLRAAWSWPELDFRHINEIKGGTTAAAHLLEFDSVHGRWPQAIQAKEGAIAINDRMVTFSEAKTPAEVPWQERGVEIVLECSGKFRTAEQLAAYFEAGVKKVIVAAPVKEQALNIVMGVNDHLYNPQEHHLLTAASCTTNCLAPVVKVIHETLGIRHGLITTIHDVTNTQTVVDAPHKDLRRARSSLMSLVPTTTGSATAIGLIYPELQGKLNGLAVRVPLLNASLTDCVFEVSRPTSVAEVNVALKAAAAAELKGILGYEERPLVSIDYCNDPRSSIVDALSTMVVDETQVKILAWYDNEWGYSNRMAELARRVATTLP
- the arsJ gene encoding organoarsenical effux MFS transporter ArsJ — its product is MAVSTSVRNYMIVTLAYWGFTITDGALRMLVLLYFDQIGYTPLQIAFLFLFYEIFGIVTNFLGGWIGSRLGLNVTLYAGIGLQVISLLMLTPLTQDWPLWFAVPYVMAAQAMSGVAKDLTKMSSKSAIRLVVPQEAESRLFKWVAILTGSKNALKGVGFFVGSVLLTLAGFRASLWIMAIALILILFTGLLLPRGMGQIKKKIQFRQLFSKSKEINILSAARFFLFGARDVWFVVGLPVYLQSVLNWSFYEVGGFLALWVIGYGGVQSSAPFLLKYLNRGRPPQAATIQFWTFTLTIVPAVIALGLMSHWNPNAVIIGGLLLFGLIFAMNSAVHSYLVLAYTDDEKVALNVGFYYMANSGGRLAGTVLSGLIYQIWGIVGCLWVSMVFVLCAGLISLKLEDPKRSHPYPPLAVGESE